Proteins from one Erysipelothrix larvae genomic window:
- a CDS encoding IS66 family transposase: protein MKKSAKKKQNIFVIVFAKVWIERNICPDYEKELVDGTIEILTKHHRYQFIKGSIASPEIVSSIINNKYVKHLPLYRMEKVFDDLGASISRMTMSNWLVASCDKYLAPIARMMKDHLLSRDIIHADETTVQVLNHQDGSTNKKSFMWVYRSNKYDPSIIIYDTNPSRKFAVVEQFLGNYSGYIHSDGYEVYKKLQNVTQIGCLAHGRRKIVYVLKKADKNSATAKDAASILRCIKAIYKN from the coding sequence ATGAAAAAATCAGCAAAAAAGAAACAGAACATCTTCGTTATCGTTTTTGCAAAGGTATGGATTGAACGAAACATCTGTCCAGACTATGAAAAAGAACTTGTAGATGGTACGATTGAAATCCTAACAAAACATCATAGGTACCAATTTATAAAAGGAAGTATCGCAAGTCCTGAAATTGTATCCAGCATCATCAATAATAAATATGTAAAACATCTTCCACTCTATAGGATGGAAAAAGTGTTCGATGATCTAGGTGCATCAATATCAAGAATGACAATGTCAAATTGGCTCGTTGCATCATGTGATAAGTATTTAGCTCCAATCGCTAGAATGATGAAAGATCATCTCTTATCACGGGACATAATACATGCTGATGAAACGACCGTCCAAGTACTGAACCATCAGGATGGTAGCACAAATAAAAAATCCTTCATGTGGGTATATAGAAGCAATAAATACGACCCAAGCATCATCATCTACGACACTAATCCAAGCAGAAAATTTGCGGTCGTTGAGCAATTCTTAGGTAATTACTCAGGGTACATTCATTCAGATGGATATGAAGTGTATAAGAAGCTTCAAAACGTGACCCAAATTGGATGTCTCGCTCATGGAAGGCGCAAGATTGTATACGTTCTTAAGAAAGCGGATAAGAACAGTGCAACTGCTAAGGATGCAGCATCCATTCTGCGATGCATCAAAGCGATTTATAAAAATTGA
- a CDS encoding ISL3 family transposase, which yields MNYTQTLTQSQELCLNHFLIPNTLRGFHNTNTTIETTRSQRDAYCMHGILEVQETDKVCSGCGKVMHINNRKPCTLRHLSIGATLMHVRFDRPQFYCVSCRNSKMQSVPFKAENHFITIELENYTRDLLSIGTYTLKQVAEITGLGKNTVKAIDLKRLKELYTIDGEVLKKPEDYTRYLGIDEFKLHDGHKYATHIIDMETGHILWIAHGKKKQVVYDFIEHVGLKWMDHVEAVACDMNSNYQEAFEEKCEHIQVVFDHFHIIKNFNDKVINEVRKDEQNRLKNEGNIEAAAALKKTRYILMSSRETLIRKDNEARNGKIIKEGSSLFNIPNITRKEGHEVRYDELLKENALIFTLDVVKEKLRYAYTLNDESKMADEISSIVEICQATKNKHFQWFGRLLDNHFEGIIAHATIKISAGKIEGINNKIKTLRRQGYGYPDDEYFFLKLIDASRKTYVRNVPSHKICD from the coding sequence ATGAATTATACACAGACACTAACCCAATCACAAGAACTATGTTTAAATCATTTCTTAATCCCTAATACACTCCGTGGATTTCATAACACCAACACCACAATCGAAACAACAAGATCCCAAAGAGATGCTTATTGCATGCATGGTATTTTAGAAGTTCAAGAAACAGATAAAGTATGCAGCGGTTGTGGTAAGGTGATGCATATAAACAATCGTAAACCGTGCACACTAAGGCATTTAAGTATTGGTGCAACACTGATGCATGTTCGTTTTGATAGACCCCAATTCTATTGTGTTTCTTGTAGGAATTCAAAGATGCAGAGTGTACCGTTTAAGGCTGAAAACCACTTTATTACTATTGAACTTGAAAACTATACAAGAGACCTACTCAGTATTGGAACATATACCCTCAAGCAAGTCGCTGAGATTACAGGATTAGGGAAAAACACTGTTAAAGCCATCGACCTCAAACGCTTGAAAGAACTCTATACAATTGATGGCGAGGTACTAAAGAAACCAGAGGACTACACACGATACCTAGGCATTGATGAGTTTAAACTCCATGATGGACATAAGTATGCAACCCATATTATCGATATGGAAACGGGTCACATTTTATGGATTGCACACGGAAAGAAGAAGCAAGTCGTCTATGATTTTATAGAGCATGTTGGCCTAAAGTGGATGGATCACGTTGAAGCTGTTGCATGCGATATGAACTCAAATTACCAAGAAGCGTTTGAAGAAAAATGCGAACACATCCAAGTTGTATTTGATCATTTTCATATCATCAAAAACTTTAATGATAAGGTCATCAACGAGGTTCGCAAGGATGAGCAAAATCGTTTGAAGAATGAAGGGAATATAGAGGCTGCTGCGGCACTTAAGAAGACAAGATACATCTTAATGTCATCACGAGAAACGCTCATTAGAAAAGACAATGAAGCCAGAAATGGAAAGATTATCAAGGAAGGCAGTTCTTTATTTAATATACCCAACATTACGCGTAAAGAAGGTCATGAAGTACGTTACGATGAACTATTGAAAGAGAATGCATTAATCTTCACACTGGATGTGGTAAAAGAGAAATTGCGCTACGCATACACCCTTAATGATGAGAGTAAAATGGCAGATGAAATCAGTTCAATTGTCGAAATCTGTCAAGCTACAAAAAACAAACACTTTCAATGGTTTGGACGACTCTTAGACAATCACTTTGAAGGAATCATCGCTCATGCAACTATTAAGATTTCTGCGGGTAAAATAGAAGGTATCAATAATAAAATCAAGACTCTACGAAGACAAGGTTATGGTTACCCTGATGATGAATACTTCTTCTTAAAGTTAATTGATGCAAGTAGGAAAACCTATGTTAGGAATGTGCCATCCCACAAGATTTGTGATTGA
- the tnpB gene encoding IS66 family insertion sequence element accessory protein TnpB (TnpB, as the term is used for proteins encoded by IS66 family insertion elements, is considered an accessory protein, since TnpC, encoded by a neighboring gene, is a DDE family transposase.): MIDVTKVKNVYIAQGYTDLRKGIDGYSTFVSGTMKLDPFSSSLFLFCNRSRDKLKVLFWDGNGFWLFYKRLESGKFKWPKPNDTSSLRVNHFLCGIACE; this comes from the coding sequence ATGATTGATGTTACGAAAGTTAAGAATGTGTACATTGCACAGGGTTATACTGATCTTCGAAAAGGGATTGATGGATACAGCACTTTCGTTTCTGGAACGATGAAACTTGATCCTTTCTCATCAAGCCTTTTCTTATTTTGCAATCGTTCAAGAGACAAACTAAAAGTGCTCTTCTGGGATGGGAATGGTTTTTGGCTCTTTTATAAGCGGCTGGAAAGTGGGAAATTCAAGTGGCCAAAGCCAAATGATACATCATCATTAAGGGTCAATCACTTTTTATGTGGGATTGCCTGTGAATGA
- the tnpA gene encoding IS66 family insertion sequence element accessory protein TnpA — protein MKYTHDQWKEIIDGFETSGLTMKEYCRKHTVSTSRFCVLRKRMREQETPFLPVIMKAENSMKFRVNGHLIEIMDEVDPKLLSLILKAAKYD, from the coding sequence ATGAAGTATACTCATGATCAATGGAAAGAAATTATTGATGGTTTTGAGACATCAGGCTTAACCATGAAAGAATATTGTAGAAAACACACTGTTTCCACATCCAGGTTTTGCGTTTTAAGAAAACGTATGCGAGAGCAGGAGACACCATTTCTTCCAGTCATTATGAAGGCCGAGAATTCTATGAAGTTTAGAGTGAATGGACACTTGATTGAAATAATGGATGAAGTGGATCCGAAGTTGCTTTCTTTGATTTTGAAGGCTGCTAAGTATGATTGA
- a CDS encoding transposase has translation MYEPYMQLNTSCFHKAEIITDRFHIVQHLNRALNSTRISVMNDEPNSKTKFKTYWKLILKDNLKLDNNNSNYYRCYRHLMNESMVVDDLLRVDKILEETYWVHQRLTQAIRNKNITTLLEILNDPPKNISKQMKKAINTLTKYEVSVSNALKYPYSNGRLEGTNNLIKVIKRIAFGYRSFENFRTRVLLICNTMVRLEIKSTH, from the coding sequence ATGTATGAACCGTATATGCAGCTTAACACATCATGTTTTCATAAAGCTGAAATCATTACGGATCGTTTCCATATCGTTCAACATTTGAATCGTGCACTCAATTCAACGCGCATTTCTGTTATGAACGACGAACCAAACTCGAAGACAAAATTTAAAACCTATTGGAAGCTGATACTAAAAGATAACCTCAAACTTGATAATAATAACAGCAATTATTATCGATGCTATCGACACTTGATGAACGAATCCATGGTTGTCGATGATTTATTAAGAGTTGATAAGATATTGGAAGAAACATATTGGGTGCATCAACGTTTAACTCAAGCAATCCGTAATAAGAACATCACCACACTCTTAGAGATTCTAAATGACCCACCTAAGAACATATCGAAACAGATGAAGAAAGCAATAAATACGTTAACAAAATATGAAGTATCAGTCTCAAACGCACTAAAGTATCCATACTCTAACGGCCGTTTAGAAGGAACAAATAACTTAATCAAAGTGATTAAGCGGATAGCATTTGGCTATCGAAGTTTTGAAAATTTTAGAACAAGAGTTCTCTTAATTTGTAATACTATGGTAAGATTGGAAATAAAAAGTACTCACTAG
- the rplJ gene encoding 50S ribosomal protein L10, whose translation MRTEILESKKELVSEIRGKVENAASTVVVEYRGLSVQEITNLRNLLRKEDIEFKVYKNSMFQRAVEDTSFDSLKESLTGPNAVAFSNDAVAPSRVLAQFAKKHKKLVLKAGVVDGKVVNADELKELSTLPNHDGMISMLLGMFQSPIRSFAYAVSQVAQQREEAGE comes from the coding sequence TTGCGTACAGAAATACTAGAAAGTAAAAAGGAACTCGTTAGCGAGATTCGTGGAAAAGTTGAAAATGCAGCTTCTACAGTAGTCGTTGAATACCGTGGACTTAGCGTTCAAGAAATCACAAATCTTCGTAACCTTCTTCGTAAGGAAGACATTGAATTCAAAGTATACAAGAACTCAATGTTCCAACGTGCAGTTGAAGATACAAGTTTCGATAGCTTAAAGGAATCACTTACAGGACCTAACGCTGTAGCATTCAGTAATGATGCTGTTGCACCAAGTCGCGTATTAGCTCAATTTGCTAAGAAGCACAAGAAGTTGGTTCTTAAGGCAGGAGTTGTTGACGGTAAAGTCGTCAATGCAGATGAATTAAAGGAACTTTCAACATTACCAAATCACGATGGCATGATTTCAATGCTTCTTGGTATGTTCCAATCTCCAATTAGAAGCTTTGCTTATGCTGTTAGCCAAGTGGCACAACAGCGCGAAGAAGCTGGAGAATAG
- the rplL gene encoding 50S ribosomal protein L7/L12 — protein sequence MAKLTSEELIASLKEMTILELNELVKAIEEEFGVSAAAPVAVAAAAEAEEVEGPSEVSVILKEVTGSKVGVIKLLREITGLGMMEAKALVDNAPSPIKENIKPAEADELKTKLQDAGAVVEVK from the coding sequence ATGGCTAAATTAACATCTGAAGAACTAATTGCTTCTCTTAAGGAGATGACAATTTTAGAGCTTAACGAATTAGTAAAAGCAATTGAAGAAGAATTTGGTGTAAGTGCTGCTGCTCCTGTTGCGGTTGCTGCTGCAGCTGAAGCTGAAGAAGTAGAAGGACCAAGCGAAGTATCTGTAATCCTTAAAGAAGTTACAGGTTCAAAAGTTGGAGTTATCAAACTCTTACGTGAAATCACAGGTCTTGGTATGATGGAAGCGAAAGCTCTTGTAGACAACGCACCATCACCAATCAAAGAAAACATCAAACCAGCTGAAGCAGATGAACTTAAGACTAAGTTACAAGATGCTGGTGCTGTAGTAGAAGTTAAGTAA
- a CDS encoding class I SAM-dependent methyltransferase, whose amino-acid sequence MSHYFTDNTNLKQNRREISFRFLGIDYTLLTDDGVFSKDHLDIGTETLLESCMDLDIKGSVCDLGCGIGVIGVVLDRNFEVEMTGVDVNARAVELANINYRKYDVNGTNIVQDGVSGNFDSIITNPPIRVGKKVLYRLFQEAHQALKTNGSLIFVMRKQHGGKSAQAYCATLFGNCTPIYRDRGFIVYQSIKVFDNKEN is encoded by the coding sequence GTGAGTCATTACTTTACAGACAATACAAATCTAAAACAAAACCGGAGAGAAATTTCTTTCCGGTTTTTAGGCATTGATTATACACTGCTCACAGATGATGGTGTTTTTTCAAAAGACCATCTTGATATCGGGACTGAAACTTTACTTGAAAGTTGTATGGACTTAGATATTAAAGGGAGCGTGTGTGATCTGGGTTGCGGAATTGGAGTTATTGGTGTCGTGCTAGACCGTAACTTCGAGGTCGAAATGACAGGAGTTGATGTAAATGCGCGTGCCGTTGAACTTGCGAATATAAACTATCGCAAGTATGACGTTAATGGCACAAACATCGTCCAGGATGGTGTCAGTGGTAATTTTGATTCAATTATCACAAACCCTCCAATAAGAGTTGGGAAAAAAGTGTTGTATAGACTTTTCCAAGAAGCACATCAAGCCCTTAAGACAAACGGGTCCTTAATTTTCGTAATGAGAAAACAACACGGTGGTAAAAGTGCACAAGCATATTGTGCGACACTTTTCGGTAATTGCACCCCCATTTATCGCGATCGTGGCTTTATTGTATACCAAAGCATTAAAGTGTTTGACAATAAAGAAAATTAG
- a CDS encoding DNA-directed RNA polymerase subunit beta, with product MEKNQVYRIKKFGNKAERRDYSQVSGQLDLPNLVEIQTEAYEWFKNEGLPEVFNEIYPIISHNENVRLRFVNYEFDEPKYNVDECRTREATYAAPLRAKMRLELVDRQTGEVIEKEEEVFLGDLPLMTESGTFIINGAERVIVSQIVRSPGAYFKTETDEKTGRDTYTSEMIPSRGTWLEYMSDDRKAATGRVVNMKVDRKRTIVSSILFKAFGMSLDLLEGEDGMETTAFKSFLKAMNLPINEEWDAVSSEGREFLSLYALLYTAYFGNYPEIVNTLVQDKTVTFEDSLRVMYENQRTDEIPTLDGAITLMHAKFLDPRRYDLNKAGRYKLHKKLEIYNRIGGNYLVNDLKDIHGNVVFAAGTHVEMRDDILKAREVLASGIQMESFPLRNIFSYPEITQKTVSNEINLVGRVLARDVQVKEAVFEAGLVLTPSDLEVLEGQDISIYTGIIATPVTLTNANVNAVLNYGSRLYTLGRVLDANGQDLVSAKGLVIDRYIPNTNPVKLNKTNEKVVFDAVDQGAVTLWLIGAAVQTTFVQTEPDTQPVKVVGIDPFLEKKTIVASDIYSQYSYFLNFLDGVGSDDDIDQLGNRRIRTVGELIQNQFRIGLSRMERVVKERMSITSDMSNMTPKNLTNVRPLTAMVKEFFSSSQLSQFMDQTNPLAELTNKRRISALGPGGLTRDRASFEVRDVHSSHYGRICPIETPEGPNIGLISNLTTYGRVNEYGFIQTPYRIVKEGFVTEDVVYLSADDEMDYVIAQANEVLEGHFKSEQVVVRYKGENILASKDTVELADVSPRQIVSVATAAIPFLESDDASRALMGANMQRQAVPLMKPTAPYVGTGIEHRVAKDSGSAVVSKHTGIVKYVDARRIVILDDEGVDHTYLLQKFRRSNQGMCINQKPIVSHGERIIAGDMLADGPSGDNGELALGQNITVAFMTWYGYNYEDAIIMSERLVKEDVYTSIHIDEYTMEVRDTKLGPEEITRDIPNVSESACRHLDARGIVMIGAEVKEGDILVGKVTPKGQSEISPEEKLLLAIFGEKSREVRDNSMKVPHGGSGIVQDIRIFSRDEGHDLDPGVSEVVKVYIVQKRKITEGDKMAGRHGNKGVISKILPVEDMPFMADGTAVDVMLNPLGVPSRMNIGQVLELHLGLAAKNLGVKFATPVFDGIETDELFNIMKEGHVSDDGKMTLYDGRTGEAFDERISVGVMYLIKLSHMVDDKLHARATGPYSLVTQQPLGGKAQNGGQRFGEMEVWALYAYGAAHTLQELMTIKSDDINGRTKTYAAIQNGRDIPEPGIPESFRVLKHELQALALDVKFLDESETEIKLTLGEVLDDEEEVSVTTEYGIDTETEDESYSDSDELISDDEEEVTQEPVVVGFDDEYED from the coding sequence ATGGAGAAAAACCAAGTATATCGTATTAAGAAATTTGGGAATAAAGCAGAACGCCGCGATTATTCTCAAGTAAGTGGGCAATTAGATTTGCCAAATCTAGTTGAAATTCAAACTGAGGCTTATGAGTGGTTCAAAAATGAGGGATTACCAGAGGTCTTCAATGAAATCTATCCTATAATTAGCCATAATGAAAATGTTCGTTTACGATTCGTAAATTACGAATTTGATGAACCAAAATATAATGTAGATGAGTGTCGTACTCGAGAAGCAACTTACGCTGCTCCTTTACGCGCAAAGATGCGTTTAGAGTTAGTAGATCGCCAAACTGGTGAAGTAATTGAAAAAGAAGAGGAAGTTTTCTTGGGTGATTTACCATTGATGACTGAATCTGGAACGTTCATTATTAATGGAGCAGAACGTGTAATCGTTTCACAAATTGTTCGTTCACCCGGTGCTTATTTTAAAACTGAAACAGATGAAAAAACAGGACGTGACACCTATACTTCTGAAATGATACCAAGTCGTGGTACATGGTTAGAATATATGAGTGATGATCGTAAAGCTGCAACAGGTCGTGTTGTTAACATGAAGGTTGACCGTAAACGTACAATCGTTTCATCAATCCTTTTCAAAGCATTCGGTATGAGTCTTGACCTTCTTGAAGGTGAAGATGGAATGGAAACTACAGCATTCAAATCATTCCTTAAAGCAATGAACTTACCTATAAATGAAGAATGGGACGCGGTTTCAAGTGAAGGCCGTGAGTTTTTGAGTCTATACGCTTTATTATATACAGCGTATTTTGGAAACTATCCTGAAATCGTAAATACACTTGTTCAAGATAAGACCGTGACATTTGAAGATTCATTGCGTGTTATGTATGAAAATCAACGTACGGATGAAATTCCGACACTTGATGGTGCGATTACATTAATGCATGCGAAGTTCTTAGATCCACGTCGTTATGATCTGAATAAAGCAGGTCGTTATAAATTGCATAAGAAATTAGAAATTTATAACCGTATTGGTGGAAATTATCTTGTGAATGATCTTAAGGACATTCACGGTAATGTCGTGTTTGCTGCTGGGACGCATGTTGAAATGCGTGATGATATCCTTAAAGCTCGTGAAGTATTGGCTTCAGGAATTCAAATGGAATCATTCCCACTTCGTAACATCTTCTCTTATCCTGAAATCACTCAAAAGACAGTGTCCAATGAAATTAATTTAGTAGGACGTGTTTTAGCACGTGATGTTCAAGTGAAGGAAGCTGTATTTGAAGCAGGTCTTGTATTAACACCATCTGACCTTGAAGTGTTAGAAGGACAAGATATTTCAATCTATACCGGAATTATCGCAACACCAGTAACGCTTACGAATGCAAACGTGAATGCAGTCCTGAACTATGGTTCACGTCTGTATACATTGGGACGTGTTCTTGATGCGAATGGTCAAGACCTTGTGTCTGCTAAGGGACTTGTGATTGATCGTTATATTCCAAATACAAATCCTGTGAAATTAAATAAAACAAATGAAAAAGTTGTCTTTGATGCTGTTGACCAAGGAGCTGTAACCCTTTGGTTGATTGGAGCTGCTGTACAAACAACCTTTGTTCAAACAGAACCAGATACGCAACCGGTTAAGGTTGTTGGTATCGATCCATTCTTGGAAAAGAAAACAATCGTTGCATCGGATATCTATTCACAATACTCATACTTCTTAAACTTCCTTGATGGTGTTGGAAGTGATGATGATATTGACCAATTAGGTAACCGCCGTATTCGTACAGTTGGTGAGTTAATTCAAAATCAATTCCGTATTGGTTTAAGCCGTATGGAACGTGTTGTTAAAGAACGTATGTCGATTACTTCGGATATGTCTAACATGACACCAAAGAACCTTACAAACGTACGTCCATTAACTGCGATGGTTAAAGAGTTCTTCTCTTCATCACAGTTATCACAATTCATGGACCAAACAAACCCACTTGCGGAACTTACAAACAAACGTCGTATTTCAGCGCTTGGACCAGGTGGTCTTACACGTGACCGTGCTAGTTTCGAAGTGCGTGACGTTCATAGTTCACACTATGGTCGTATTTGTCCGATTGAAACACCAGAAGGTCCAAATATCGGTCTGATCTCAAACCTTACAACGTATGGACGGGTGAATGAATATGGATTTATTCAAACACCATACCGTATTGTTAAAGAGGGATTTGTAACTGAAGATGTCGTTTACTTATCAGCAGATGATGAAATGGACTATGTTATTGCGCAAGCCAATGAGGTTCTTGAAGGTCACTTTAAATCTGAACAAGTCGTTGTTCGTTATAAAGGTGAAAACATCTTGGCTTCAAAAGATACTGTTGAACTTGCAGACGTGAGTCCACGTCAAATCGTATCTGTTGCGACTGCAGCGATTCCATTCTTGGAAAGCGATGATGCGTCTCGTGCCCTCATGGGAGCGAACATGCAACGTCAAGCTGTTCCGCTTATGAAGCCAACAGCTCCGTATGTAGGAACTGGTATAGAGCACCGTGTCGCAAAAGACTCGGGTTCTGCAGTTGTTTCAAAACATACAGGGATTGTGAAGTATGTTGATGCACGTCGCATTGTTATTCTTGATGATGAAGGCGTAGATCATACATATCTACTTCAAAAATTCCGTCGTTCAAACCAAGGTATGTGTATTAACCAAAAACCAATTGTTTCTCATGGGGAACGTATTATCGCAGGTGATATGCTTGCAGATGGTCCTTCAGGAGACAATGGTGAGTTAGCACTTGGACAAAACATTACAGTTGCGTTTATGACTTGGTATGGATATAACTATGAAGATGCGATCATCATGAGTGAGCGTCTTGTTAAAGAAGATGTGTATACTTCAATCCATATTGATGAGTACACAATGGAAGTACGAGATACAAAACTTGGACCTGAAGAAATCACGCGTGATATTCCAAACGTAAGCGAATCCGCATGTCGTCATCTTGATGCACGTGGAATTGTTATGATTGGTGCTGAAGTTAAAGAAGGTGACATCCTTGTTGGTAAGGTAACACCGAAGGGACAAAGTGAAATATCACCTGAAGAAAAACTCTTACTTGCAATCTTTGGTGAGAAATCACGTGAAGTGCGTGATAACTCAATGAAGGTACCACATGGTGGTAGCGGGATTGTTCAAGACATTCGTATCTTTAGTAGAGATGAAGGTCATGATTTAGATCCAGGTGTCAGTGAAGTTGTTAAAGTATATATTGTACAAAAACGTAAAATCACAGAAGGTGATAAAATGGCGGGACGTCACGGTAACAAAGGGGTTATCTCGAAGATCTTGCCAGTAGAAGACATGCCATTTATGGCAGATGGTACAGCAGTCGATGTCATGTTGAATCCACTAGGGGTACCAAGCCGTATGAATATCGGACAAGTATTGGAATTGCACTTAGGACTTGCTGCTAAGAATCTTGGTGTGAAGTTTGCAACCCCAGTATTTGATGGTATTGAAACCGATGAACTCTTTAATATTATGAAAGAAGGCCATGTAAGTGATGATGGTAAAATGACCTTGTACGATGGACGTACTGGGGAAGCCTTTGATGAGCGTATCTCAGTAGGTGTTATGTACCTCATTAAACTTTCACACATGGTTGACGATAAATTGCATGCACGTGCAACAGGGCCATACTCACTTGTAACGCAACAACCATTGGGTGGTAAAGCACAAAATGGTGGACAACGTTTCGGGGAAATGGAAGTTTGGGCACTTTATGCATACGGTGCAGCACATACGCTTCAAGAATTAATGACAATTAAGTCGGATGACATCAATGGTCGTACGAAGACTTATGCAGCAATTCAAAATGGCCGTGATATTCCTGAACCAGGAATTCCTGAATCATTTAGAGTTCTTAAGCATGAGCTTCAAGCCTTGGCACTGGATGTTAAGTTCTTGGATGAAAGTGAAACAGAAATCAAACTCACATTAGGAGAAGTTCTTGATGATGAGGAAGAAGTTTCTGTAACAACAGAATATGGTATTGATACAGAAACTGAAGACGAAAGCTACAGTGATTCTGATGAACTGATTTCTGATGATGAGGAAGAAGTGACTCAAGAACCTGTCGTTGTCGGATTTGATGACGAATATGAAGATTAA